A stretch of the Gracilinanus agilis isolate LMUSP501 chromosome 4, AgileGrace, whole genome shotgun sequence genome encodes the following:
- the TMEM200A gene encoding transmembrane protein 200A, which produces MIATGGVITGLAALKRQDSARSQHHVNLSPSPADQEKKPVRRRPRADVVVVRGKIRLYSPSGFFLILGVLISIVGIAMAVLGYWPQKEHFIDAETRLSTNQTQVIRNQGGIMVRFFEQHLHSDKMKMLGPFTMGIGIFIFICANAILHENRDKETKIIHMRDIYSTVIDIHTLRIKEQKLMNGVYTGLMGETEVKQNGNSCASRLAANTIASFSGFRSSFRMDSSAEEDELTLSESKSGSHLMPPLLSDSSVSVFGLYPAHNKAADDKNSGIKKCETKSIVSSSISAFTLPVIKLNNCVIDEPSIDNITEDSETIKRRSRNLSMDSLAVPLTNINESYQRASLGLPRNDSAGESLSNQYKSSVALGPRTGQLLSPGAARKQFGSNTSLHLLSSHSKSLDLDRGPSTLTVQAEQRKHPSWPRLDRSNSKGYMKLENKEDPMDRLLVPQASMKKDFTNKEKLLMISRSHNNLSFEHDEFLSNNLKRGTSETRF; this is translated from the coding sequence ATGATAGCAACTGGTGGAGTTATAACAGGCTTGGCAGCCTTAAAGAGGCAAGACTCCGCTCGATCTCAGCACCATGTTAACCTTAGTCCATCGCCTGCGGATCAAGAGAAGAAACCAGTTAGACGAAGACCCAGGGCTGACGTCGTGGTCGTGCGGGGCAAAATCCGGCTTTATTCTCCATCtggttttttcctcattttaggaGTGCTGATCTCAATTGTAGGCATTGCCATGGCAGTCCTTGGATATTGGCcacaaaaagaacattttatagaCGCAGAAACCAGGCTGTCGACCAATCAAACCCAAGTGATCAGAAACCAAGGTGGCATCATGGTTCGCTTCTTTGAACAGCATTTACACTCCGATAAGATGAAAATGCTCGGCCCTTTTACAATGGGCatagggatttttatttttatatgcgcTAATGCCATTCTTCACGAAAACCGTGATAAGGAAACCAAAATCATTCACATGCGAGACATCTACTCCACAGTCATAGATATCCACACGCTAAGAATCAAGGAGCAGAAGTTGATGAATGGTGTCTACACTGGCTTAATGGGAGAGACCGAAGTAAAACAAAACGGTAACTCCTGTGCCTCAAGATTGGCAGCAAATACAATCGCCTCTTTCTCGGGTTTTAGGAGCAGTTTTCGAATGGACAGCTCCGCTGAAGAGGATGAACTGACGCTCAGCGAGAGCAAGAGCGGCAGCCACCTCATGCCCCCTTTGTTATCTGACAGTTCcgtctctgtttttggtctttatCCAGCCCATAACAAGGCAGCCGATGACAAAAACAGTGGCATTAAAAAATGTGAAACTAAGTCCATTGTATCGTCCTCCATCAGCGCTTTCACGTTGCCCGTGATCAAACTTAATAACTGCGTTATCGATGAACCCAGCATAGACAACATCACTGAAGACTCTGAGACTATCAAACGCAGGTCTCGGAATTTATCCATGGATTCACTGGCTGTTCCCTTAACCAACATAAATGAATCCTACCAGAGAGCCAGTTTAGGGCTGCCACGGAATGATTCCGCAGGGGAATCTCTCTCCAACCAGTACAAATCTTCTGTGGCTCTTGGACCTCGAACGGGACAGCTTCTGTCCCCGGGGGCCGCTAGGAAACAGTTTGGATCCAACACCTCCCTGCATCTGTTGTCTTCCCATTCGAAATCCTTAGACTTGGACCGGGGTCCCTCCACACTGACTGTCCAGGCTGAACAACGAAAACACCCAAGTTGGCCTCGGTTGGATCGGAGTAACAGCAAGGGGTACATGAAACTAGAGAACAAAGAGGACCCCATGGATAGGTTGCTTGTACCCCAAGCCTCCATGAAAAAAGACTTTACAAATAAAGAGAAGCTTCTTATGATCTCAAGATCTCATAATAATTTGAGTTTTGAACATGATGAATTTTTGAGTAATAACCTAAAGAGGGGAACTTCAGAAACAAGGTTTTAA